A genome region from Psychrobacter jeotgali includes the following:
- a CDS encoding KdsC family phosphatase, with amino-acid sequence MQDLIEKAGKVKMLVMDVDGILSNGQIIYDSNGIETKAFSVQDGVGVKSLKRYGILTAIITGRSSPMVDKRASEIGVDYVVQGRDDKLIALNELLLVLETEYDIQAGDCAYMGDDLPDIKAMQTVGFAATVPNAHAEVINRSHMVTTRAGGYGAVREVCDLILKGHGHYDDFIAHYVLDETLTSETPADQDDLS; translated from the coding sequence ATGCAAGATTTAATCGAAAAAGCAGGAAAAGTTAAGATGCTGGTTATGGATGTTGATGGTATCTTATCCAATGGTCAGATTATTTATGATAGTAACGGTATTGAAACCAAAGCTTTTTCGGTACAAGATGGGGTTGGGGTCAAGTCGCTCAAGCGTTATGGTATTTTAACCGCTATTATTACCGGTCGTAGTAGCCCGATGGTCGACAAGCGTGCTTCTGAGATTGGGGTCGATTATGTGGTGCAAGGGCGTGATGATAAGCTGATTGCCTTGAACGAGCTATTGTTAGTGCTTGAGACCGAGTATGATATCCAAGCGGGCGACTGCGCTTATATGGGTGATGATTTGCCAGATATTAAAGCGATGCAGACGGTAGGGTTTGCGGCAACTGTGCCCAACGCGCATGCTGAAGTCATTAATCGCAGTCATATGGTAACCACTCGTGCGGGCGGTTATGGCGCGGTTCGTGAAGTCTGTGATCTTATTCTAAAAGGTCATGGTCATTATGACGACTTTATCGCTCACTATGTGCTGGATGAAACCTTAACTTCTGAAACCCCAGCTGATCAGGATGACTTATCGTGA
- a CDS encoding BPL-N domain-containing protein: MVNEITIWVYDDEGTSELSVKSVLATVQKKLKTAGIITIQTISSADILNHKLASKSPGKGVLIMPGGADLPYCQKLNGLGNDIIRQFISKGNIYIGICAGGYYGAREIEFSGAGYEINGARELAFFTGTAIGSIKEFTNGQYYDEKVGSKAIVTLDYANGQQDEVYYHGGAYFLADADAEFEALATYSNGHNAVVSGNIGEGKYLLSGVHFELCPIMYERYVVAQADDTGIEKESNLLLAISNEHYGEFIYKEIDKMIAGVFEKN, from the coding sequence ATGGTAAATGAGATTACAATTTGGGTGTATGATGACGAGGGTACAAGTGAGCTTAGCGTAAAATCCGTCTTAGCTACTGTACAAAAAAAGCTGAAAACAGCTGGTATTATAACCATACAAACCATCTCTAGCGCTGACATTCTTAACCATAAACTTGCCAGCAAGTCGCCAGGCAAAGGTGTTTTAATCATGCCGGGTGGTGCTGACTTGCCTTATTGCCAAAAGCTTAACGGGCTAGGTAATGATATTATCCGCCAGTTTATTAGTAAAGGTAATATTTATATTGGCATTTGTGCTGGCGGCTATTATGGGGCGCGGGAAATTGAATTCTCTGGAGCTGGCTATGAGATTAATGGCGCTCGCGAATTAGCGTTTTTCACAGGAACTGCCATCGGTAGTATAAAAGAATTTACTAATGGGCAGTACTACGATGAAAAAGTTGGGTCTAAAGCTATCGTCACTTTAGACTACGCTAATGGTCAGCAAGACGAGGTTTATTATCATGGCGGTGCATACTTTTTAGCCGATGCAGATGCTGAGTTTGAAGCTTTAGCCACCTATAGCAATGGTCATAATGCGGTGGTTAGTGGCAATATTGGTGAAGGGAAGTATTTACTTTCGGGCGTACATTTTGAGCTGTGTCCGATTATGTATGAGAGATATGTAGTCGCTCAAGCAGATGACACTGGTATAGAAAAAGAGAGCAATTTATTATTAGCCATCAGCAATGAGCATTATGGCGAGTTTATTTATAAAGAGATTGATAAAATGATAGCAGGGGTGTTTGAAAAGAATTAA
- a CDS encoding KpsF/GutQ family sugar-phosphate isomerase — translation MNNNPSHLTHEQFIATAIEAINTEKSALALLTEQIDDRFAQACDIILACKGRVVVTGMGKSGLIGRKIAATFASTGTPAFFMHPGEAGHGDLGMLVKGDVLLAISNSGESDEIKMLLPVVKRLVIPLISISRDKRGMLPRAADIVLTLGKSQEACPLNLAPTSSTTATLALGDALAVALVHARGFTSEDFALSHPAGALGRQLLTQVQDLMHTSSENLPLIHQQAPLNDALFIMSNGRLGMTVVTDNDSDDKKVVGIFTDGDLRRVLEKGIDLATPMSEVMTTNPRSVSKTMRASDALSVMNEHSITQLLVMDDDKHLEAVITLHDLLQAGVK, via the coding sequence ATGAATAATAATCCCAGCCACCTTACCCACGAGCAGTTTATTGCAACCGCTATCGAGGCTATCAATACTGAAAAATCTGCGCTAGCATTATTGACTGAGCAAATAGACGATAGATTCGCTCAAGCTTGCGATATTATTCTGGCATGTAAAGGTCGGGTAGTGGTCACAGGCATGGGTAAGTCGGGCTTAATAGGGCGCAAAATTGCTGCTACTTTTGCTTCTACAGGGACACCTGCATTTTTTATGCATCCTGGCGAAGCGGGTCATGGCGACTTAGGGATGCTGGTGAAGGGCGATGTGTTATTAGCTATTTCTAACTCGGGTGAGTCTGATGAGATTAAAATGCTATTGCCGGTGGTCAAACGCTTAGTTATTCCTTTGATCAGTATCAGTCGTGACAAACGCGGTATGTTGCCACGCGCAGCCGATATTGTATTGACCTTGGGCAAATCACAAGAAGCCTGTCCGCTGAATTTGGCACCCACTTCTAGCACTACTGCTACTTTAGCTTTAGGGGATGCTTTGGCAGTAGCGCTAGTGCATGCAAGAGGTTTTACTTCAGAGGATTTTGCTTTATCGCATCCTGCTGGGGCGCTTGGTCGTCAGCTATTGACTCAGGTTCAAGATTTGATGCATACCAGCTCGGAAAACCTTCCCTTAATTCACCAGCAAGCGCCTTTAAATGATGCTCTGTTTATCATGTCTAATGGGCGTTTGGGCATGACCGTGGTGACTGATAATGATAGTGATGATAAAAAGGTGGTGGGTATCTTTACTGATGGCGATTTGCGCCGAGTATTAGAAAAAGGCATTGATTTAGCTACGCCCATGTCTGAGGTGATGACCACCAATCCGCGTTCAGTTAGCAAAACCATGCGTGCCTCTGATGCTTTAAGTGTGATGAATGAGCATAGCATTACTCAGCTTTTGGTCATGGACGATGATAAGCATTTAGAAGCGGTTATTACCCTGCATGATTTGCTACAAGCTGGGGTGAAGTAA
- a CDS encoding saccharopine dehydrogenase family protein produces MNTNQKTKLNKKDVLIIGAGGVAQVVAHKCAMHNDILGEIHIASRTKDKCEAIAQSVDDKGSFKIAATMRTHQVDAMDVQALIALINETGIQILINVGSAFINMTVLEACIETGTAYIDTAIHEDPRKICETPPWYENYEWKRKQRCADNNITAILGAGFDPGVVNAYARIGYDMMDKGSVTDIDIIDINAGSHGKYFATNFDPEINFREFTGTVYSWQDSQWQSNKMFEIKRTDDLPVVGVQNSYLSGHDELHSLSANLDVPNIRFWMGFGEHYINVFTVLQSLGLLSEQPVTTAEGQEVIPLKVVKAVLPDPSSLAPNYTGKTCIGDKVKGKVDGVDSEVFIYNVSDHKDAYNEVGSQGISYTAGVPPVAAALLVAAGAWDVGKMVNVEELDPKPFINTLNEIGLPTRIQDTKGDRALEFDI; encoded by the coding sequence TTGAACACTAACCAAAAAACTAAGCTAAACAAAAAAGACGTACTTATCATCGGTGCCGGCGGTGTCGCTCAAGTAGTTGCTCATAAATGTGCTATGCATAACGATATCTTAGGCGAGATTCATATCGCTTCACGTACCAAAGATAAGTGTGAGGCTATCGCTCAAAGCGTAGATGATAAAGGCAGCTTTAAGATTGCTGCTACTATGCGTACCCACCAAGTTGATGCTATGGATGTACAGGCATTGATAGCACTGATTAATGAAACCGGTATTCAAATCCTCATTAATGTGGGCTCGGCGTTTATTAATATGACGGTGTTAGAGGCTTGTATTGAAACGGGTACTGCCTATATTGATACCGCCATTCATGAAGATCCACGCAAGATTTGCGAGACCCCGCCGTGGTATGAGAACTACGAATGGAAGCGAAAGCAGCGCTGTGCAGACAATAATATTACCGCTATTTTGGGCGCAGGGTTCGACCCTGGTGTGGTCAATGCTTATGCGCGCATCGGCTACGACATGATGGATAAAGGCTCAGTGACCGATATCGACATTATCGATATTAATGCGGGCAGCCACGGTAAATACTTCGCTACTAACTTTGATCCTGAGATTAACTTTCGCGAATTCACCGGTACCGTTTACTCTTGGCAAGACAGTCAGTGGCAGTCCAACAAAATGTTCGAAATTAAACGTACTGATGATTTGCCCGTCGTCGGGGTGCAGAACAGCTATTTAAGCGGGCATGACGAGCTTCATTCATTATCGGCAAACTTAGACGTGCCGAATATCCGTTTTTGGATGGGCTTTGGTGAGCATTATATTAACGTCTTTACCGTTTTGCAGAGTTTAGGGCTATTATCCGAGCAGCCAGTAACGACCGCCGAAGGGCAAGAAGTTATTCCGTTAAAAGTGGTCAAAGCGGTACTACCAGACCCAAGCTCGCTGGCACCTAATTACACAGGAAAAACTTGCATTGGTGACAAGGTTAAAGGAAAAGTAGACGGCGTCGATAGCGAGGTATTTATCTACAACGTCTCCGATCATAAAGATGCTTATAACGAGGTTGGTAGTCAAGGTATCTCTTACACTGCTGGCGTGCCACCTGTTGCTGCTGCCTTATTAGTTGCCGCAGGTGCGTGGGACGTAGGCAAAATGGTCAACGTTGAAGAGCTTGACCCCAAGCCCTTTATTAATACCTTAAATGAGATTGGTTTGCCGACTCGTATTCAAGATACCAAGGGTGATAGGGCGCTTGAGTTTGATATTTAA
- the mutL gene encoding DNA mismatch repair endonuclease MutL: MPDKHSYTRIKKLSPLLINQLAAGEVVTRPAAVVKELLENAIDAGATDIEIRITEGGMGMIEVIDNGMGIHPDDMVMAITRHATSKVADVANLQGIRTLGFRGEALAATAAVSRLTLASSHDDSGVGRQLQVAGILAETPILTPVVHNRGTTVTVKDLYFNVPARRGNLKSMATEFNHIENIVREVALARADITLSLYHDNKKRLALFAQPSQSKNAPLESLNHSDNALSQLPLARLEQALGVVLTDHAIAITVDLSSLVQQSADAIDKQNLSNKASISGWLWPMCDQQQTLPKLLYINGRLVKEPIISNQLRQLAQSAQLNGVGYALYFELPYQWLNVNVHPSKQRIKISPLNNIMAHLSHAIQLKLKTLTLSNKPATEPAKRNLDSDAAVGSRYTFSDSQVQTPKRNYQYVAAEQYSTPSTNTPIDADNDLTAASHQNAQQYSYKDYSQDDDKDHTKDHPKNSADSLSSFANVRTTDLKAQASLPYCLDVISHLPVNTSLAEGYPLDSTPLPLLLFYDKGQLILISKKVWQAHLKQLFESHSLHENAAPTSAIEVNQQIASYATRMSAQDLVAFSSDIEALLLKQSIKVVDSHHLVTSMLSFASI, encoded by the coding sequence ATGCCAGATAAGCACTCCTATACCCGTATCAAAAAATTATCGCCGCTGCTAATCAATCAATTGGCAGCAGGTGAGGTCGTCACTCGCCCCGCAGCCGTAGTCAAAGAGCTGCTCGAAAATGCCATAGATGCTGGTGCTACTGATATTGAGATTCGCATCACTGAGGGCGGTATGGGTATGATTGAGGTCATAGATAATGGTATGGGGATTCATCCTGATGATATGGTGATGGCCATTACTCGTCATGCGACCAGTAAAGTCGCTGATGTGGCTAATTTGCAAGGTATTCGCACTTTGGGCTTTCGCGGTGAGGCGCTAGCAGCAACGGCGGCAGTCTCACGTTTGACGCTAGCCAGTAGTCATGATGATAGTGGCGTTGGTCGTCAGCTCCAAGTCGCTGGCATATTGGCTGAGACGCCAATTTTGACGCCAGTGGTGCATAACCGTGGTACTACTGTGACCGTAAAGGATTTATATTTTAATGTGCCGGCACGGCGCGGTAATCTTAAATCTATGGCGACTGAATTTAACCATATCGAAAATATCGTTCGTGAAGTGGCGCTGGCACGTGCTGATATAACGCTCAGCCTTTATCATGATAATAAAAAACGTTTAGCACTATTTGCACAGCCTTCACAGTCTAAAAACGCGCCGCTTGAAAGTTTAAATCATAGCGATAATGCCTTGTCTCAATTACCGCTGGCACGACTTGAGCAAGCTCTAGGCGTAGTATTAACTGACCATGCCATAGCCATTACAGTAGATTTGTCCAGCCTTGTGCAACAGTCTGCCGATGCTATTGATAAGCAAAACCTGAGTAATAAAGCCAGTATCAGTGGCTGGTTATGGCCTATGTGCGATCAGCAGCAGACGTTACCCAAGCTGCTTTATATTAACGGGCGCTTGGTAAAAGAACCCATCATTAGCAATCAGCTGCGCCAGCTCGCTCAATCCGCTCAGCTTAATGGAGTAGGTTATGCGCTTTATTTTGAGCTGCCGTATCAATGGCTCAATGTTAATGTGCATCCATCTAAGCAGCGAATTAAAATCAGCCCGCTGAACAATATTATGGCGCATTTAAGCCATGCCATTCAGCTTAAGCTCAAAACCTTAACGTTATCTAATAAGCCAGCTACAGAACCTGCAAAACGAAATCTAGATAGCGATGCTGCGGTTGGCTCAAGGTATACATTTTCAGACTCGCAAGTACAAACGCCAAAACGAAACTATCAGTATGTAGCCGCTGAGCAATATTCAACGCCATCAACAAATACTCCGATAGATGCTGATAATGACCTGACGGCTGCAAGTCATCAAAACGCTCAACAATACAGCTATAAGGACTATTCTCAAGACGACGATAAAGACCATACTAAAGATCATCCTAAAAACAGCGCTGACAGCTTGAGCTCTTTTGCTAATGTGCGAACCACAGATCTAAAAGCCCAAGCTTCTTTACCGTACTGTTTAGATGTTATTAGCCACTTACCAGTTAATACCAGCCTGGCTGAAGGTTATCCGTTGGATTCAACGCCACTGCCGTTGCTATTATTTTATGATAAAGGCCAGTTAATACTTATTAGTAAGAAGGTTTGGCAAGCACACTTAAAACAACTGTTTGAAAGCCACTCATTGCATGAAAATGCAGCGCCAACGAGCGCTATTGAAGTTAACCAGCAGATAGCCAGTTATGCCACACGAATGTCAGCGCAAGATTTGGTAGCGTTTAGCAGCGATATTGAAGCGCTACTACTTAAACAGTCAATCAAAGTTGTCGATAGTCATCATCTCGTTACCTCAATGCTCTCCTTTGCATCAATTTAA
- a CDS encoding biotin transporter BioY, with the protein MTTVLTSTKRWFMSHEQTAFFIKAIFGSIMIALLAQVSVPMYPVPITGQTLAVTVVGLSLGRKAGIAAVLLYLFQGAIGLPVFANGSAGIAAFFGPTGGYLYGFIASVAILGYFSDKGILKSYVMSTVVALVATAVVFVFGLIHLSLFVPKGTVLQFGLYPFIIGGIIKAVLAAALVVPTHKFFSKL; encoded by the coding sequence ATGACAACCGTATTAACATCAACCAAACGCTGGTTTATGTCTCATGAGCAGACCGCTTTTTTTATAAAGGCTATTTTTGGGTCGATAATGATTGCTTTATTGGCACAGGTTTCAGTCCCCATGTATCCGGTGCCTATCACCGGGCAAACCCTAGCAGTTACGGTCGTTGGGCTATCGTTAGGTAGAAAAGCAGGTATCGCCGCGGTACTCTTATATTTGTTCCAAGGCGCTATCGGGCTACCGGTGTTTGCTAATGGTTCGGCTGGCATTGCCGCCTTCTTTGGGCCTACTGGCGGTTATTTATATGGATTTATCGCTTCTGTCGCCATTTTGGGTTACTTCAGTGATAAAGGCATTCTAAAAAGTTACGTCATGAGCACCGTGGTTGCCCTTGTCGCTACTGCGGTGGTTTTTGTATTTGGCTTAATCCACTTATCCCTTTTTGTCCCTAAAGGTACGGTTCTGCAGTTTGGTTTATATCCGTTTATTATCGGCGGCATTATTAAAGCGGTATTAGCGGCAGCGCTAGTCGTTCCGACGCACAAATTCTTTTCCAAGCTATAA
- the lptC gene encoding LPS export ABC transporter periplasmic protein LptC — MNTRVLIILALIIAALAGWFFTKQGDIEPPVSIAPTDVDYEATDIQAVQTNEQGETEYELNAESLTHNPVTNQDEMSGVTMNWEPSDEQRYRIQAGTATINQQTGELQLSGGFTLISEDKADSNIAPIQVSGQILKGNTKSRQVYSDKPVKVVQGMNSFDASSMKANLETGEYEFGQVAVSFMPPERQDQALF; from the coding sequence GTGAATACTCGCGTATTGATAATATTAGCGTTGATCATTGCAGCTCTTGCAGGTTGGTTCTTTACTAAGCAAGGGGACATCGAGCCTCCAGTCAGTATTGCCCCCACTGATGTAGATTATGAAGCGACAGATATTCAGGCGGTACAAACTAATGAGCAGGGCGAGACTGAGTATGAGCTTAATGCAGAGTCATTAACCCATAATCCAGTGACCAATCAAGATGAGATGTCTGGGGTTACTATGAACTGGGAGCCCTCGGATGAGCAGCGTTACCGTATTCAAGCGGGTACAGCTACTATCAATCAGCAAACCGGTGAGTTGCAACTATCTGGTGGCTTTACTTTAATCAGCGAAGACAAGGCCGATAGTAATATTGCACCCATTCAAGTCAGTGGTCAGATTTTAAAAGGCAATACTAAATCACGGCAAGTATACAGTGACAAGCCGGTAAAAGTCGTTCAGGGTATGAATAGTTTTGATGCTTCTAGTATGAAAGCCAATCTTGAAACCGGCGAGTATGAATTTGGACAAGTTGCGGTTAGCTTTATGCCTCCTGAGCGACAGGATCAGGCTCTATTTTAA
- the tsaE gene encoding tRNA (adenosine(37)-N6)-threonylcarbamoyltransferase complex ATPase subunit type 1 TsaE produces MSNTTDTSINDQQFRILTLHSEDETQHLAEQLAALVLSGSVWLSGDLGAGKTTLTRYWLQALGHKGAVKSPTYTLVEPYSIEQAKGRPKLVYHTDLYRIQDPEELSLIGFDEYLDDPHALVLIEWPSRADSYLPPPTLFIDVTQGVDDSRQVEVRLSKVGQEKGLDLSTLTV; encoded by the coding sequence ATGTCTAACACTACTGATACCTCTATTAATGACCAACAATTTCGCATATTAACCTTGCATTCTGAGGATGAGACTCAGCATCTAGCGGAACAACTTGCCGCTTTGGTGTTGTCAGGTAGCGTCTGGCTTTCAGGTGACTTGGGTGCTGGTAAGACCACTTTGACTCGTTATTGGTTGCAAGCGTTGGGTCATAAAGGGGCGGTCAAGAGTCCGACTTATACCTTGGTTGAGCCTTATAGCATCGAGCAAGCTAAAGGCAGGCCTAAGTTGGTTTATCATACGGATTTATATCGTATACAGGATCCTGAAGAGTTGTCGCTCATTGGGTTCGATGAGTATCTTGATGATCCTCATGCGCTAGTGCTTATAGAGTGGCCGAGCCGTGCTGATAGCTATTTGCCTCCGCCAACCTTATTTATTGATGTTACTCAAGGCGTTGATGACTCTCGTCAAGTTGAAGTGCGTCTATCCAAAGTAGGGCAAGAAAAAGGATTAGACTTATCCACTCTAACAGTTTGA
- a CDS encoding 6-pyruvoyl trahydropterin synthase family protein yields the protein MRIRKLFKFENAHIVRNCSSERCKHSIHGHSYQIELILEAHSLDHGQMVYDFGLLKSSIKDIIDSFDHAICFWNQDDPEYIAACKKFSARWISLPISPSAEQFSRVIFFWAQEILAQTKMQNGEADVNVYSVIAHETATGYAQCFAEDVANAQMGKLILEDFEFSEQVQSEWHDPELYAKLIRGERFVNPKVTIQVHEKTQGKSDV from the coding sequence ATGCGTATTCGTAAACTCTTTAAATTTGAAAATGCCCATATCGTTCGTAATTGTAGCTCTGAGCGCTGCAAGCACTCTATTCACGGGCACAGTTATCAAATTGAATTGATTTTGGAAGCCCACAGTCTTGATCATGGACAGATGGTTTATGATTTTGGTCTACTAAAATCGTCGATTAAAGATATTATTGATAGTTTTGACCATGCGATATGTTTTTGGAATCAAGACGATCCTGAATATATTGCCGCCTGTAAAAAGTTTAGCGCACGTTGGATAAGTCTGCCGATATCACCATCAGCTGAGCAGTTCTCGCGGGTGATATTCTTTTGGGCGCAAGAAATTTTAGCGCAAACGAAGATGCAAAATGGCGAAGCGGATGTCAATGTATACTCCGTTATTGCCCACGAAACCGCTACTGGCTATGCGCAGTGTTTTGCTGAAGATGTAGCAAACGCACAAATGGGTAAGCTCATACTAGAAGATTTTGAATTTAGCGAACAAGTTCAAAGTGAGTGGCACGATCCTGAGCTTTATGCCAAGCTAATTCGTGGCGAGCGTTTTGTTAATCCTAAAGTGACCATTCAAGTTCATGAAAAAACGCAGGGAAAGTCTGATGTCTAA
- the miaA gene encoding tRNA (adenosine(37)-N6)-dimethylallyltransferase MiaA: MHSSSVLSSHKLQDNSVVCLMAPTASGKTALAYELYDTGRYELISVDSALIYRDMNIGTAKPTAAELERYPHHLVNIIDPTQSYSVAEFVSDVERLIDKCHQKGKIPLLIGGTMMYYMALLEGLSPVPDSDANVREQVEQWRQTDGIDTLYDYLAKVDPISHARLKATDSQRITRAVEVYLQTQIPISKWQQQPKRALAHNPKQQWHALVVMPERAWLHERIAQRLDIMWNEGLVGEVIGLLERYTLTPDMPAMRCVGYRQVLEYLVQINHPIFEQPHVNKQKFYDAFNSSANSNDPLVVSAQKERLAYQKMQDKSLYATRQLAKRQYTWLRKLTKLVDSELPTSLAPSDLSDDEGYNIKVSSLTTMTQAEEYLL; this comes from the coding sequence ATGCATTCTTCATCTGTGTTATCGTCTCATAAATTGCAGGATAATAGCGTGGTATGCCTGATGGCGCCTACCGCTAGTGGTAAGACGGCATTGGCTTATGAATTATATGATACAGGGCGTTATGAGCTGATATCGGTAGATTCAGCACTGATCTATCGCGATATGAATATCGGTACTGCTAAACCAACCGCCGCTGAGCTTGAGCGTTATCCTCATCATTTAGTCAACATCATTGACCCGACCCAAAGCTATAGCGTAGCTGAATTCGTCAGCGATGTAGAGAGACTTATCGATAAGTGTCATCAAAAAGGTAAAATACCGTTATTAATAGGCGGTACGATGATGTATTACATGGCGCTACTTGAGGGGCTGTCACCAGTACCTGATAGTGATGCCAACGTACGTGAGCAAGTCGAGCAGTGGCGACAAACCGATGGTATTGATACATTATATGATTATTTAGCTAAGGTCGATCCTATCAGTCATGCGCGCCTAAAAGCTACTGATAGTCAGCGTATTACTCGCGCGGTTGAAGTCTATTTACAAACTCAAATACCGATAAGTAAATGGCAGCAACAGCCTAAACGGGCATTGGCTCATAACCCCAAGCAACAATGGCATGCTTTAGTCGTTATGCCGGAACGAGCTTGGTTACATGAGCGTATTGCTCAGCGTTTAGATATTATGTGGAATGAGGGATTGGTCGGTGAAGTTATTGGTTTACTTGAGCGCTATACTTTAACTCCCGATATGCCTGCTATGCGCTGTGTGGGTTATCGGCAGGTGCTAGAGTATTTAGTACAAATCAATCACCCTATATTTGAGCAGCCGCATGTAAATAAGCAAAAGTTTTACGATGCTTTTAATAGCTCTGCAAACAGTAATGATCCATTAGTAGTCAGTGCTCAAAAAGAGCGGCTTGCTTATCAGAAAATGCAAGATAAATCATTATACGCCACCAGACAATTGGCAAAGCGTCAATATACATGGCTGCGAAAGTTGACCAAGCTGGTTGATTCTGAGCTTCCAACTTCATTAGCACCATCAGATTTATCAGATGATGAAGGTTATAATATAAAGGTAAGTTCACTAACCACTATGACGCAGGCGGAAGAATATTTACTTTAA
- the hfq gene encoding RNA chaperone Hfq has product MSKGQTLQDPFLNSLRKDRIPVSIFLVNGIKLQGQIESFDQYVVLLKNTVSQMVYKHAISTVVPARNPRTGGTTTTGMQSQGSVGGYQGGGISGGFDRGGATSSGFEERGFASNRSGFNRSGFGQERGFERGSFGQDRGFERGGLGQDRGFEERTESPGFENQTTENNDDNT; this is encoded by the coding sequence ATGTCAAAAGGACAAACCTTACAAGATCCGTTTTTGAACTCTTTGCGTAAAGATCGCATTCCTGTTTCTATATTTCTGGTAAATGGTATCAAGCTGCAAGGTCAGATTGAATCGTTCGACCAGTATGTGGTACTGCTCAAAAACACCGTCAGTCAAATGGTATATAAGCATGCTATTTCGACTGTTGTACCTGCACGCAATCCTCGTACTGGTGGTACCACAACTACTGGCATGCAATCACAAGGTAGTGTTGGTGGTTATCAAGGCGGTGGTATCAGCGGTGGCTTTGATCGTGGTGGCGCTACGAGTAGTGGCTTTGAAGAGCGTGGCTTTGCTTCTAACCGCAGCGGTTTTAATCGTAGTGGTTTTGGTCAAGAGCGGGGTTTTGAGCGAGGAAGCTTCGGTCAAGATCGAGGCTTTGAGCGCGGTGGCTTAGGTCAAGATCGTGGTTTTGAAGAGCGGACCGAAAGCCCAGGCTTTGAGAACCAAACGACAGAAAATAATGACGATAACACCTAA